In the genome of Coraliomargarita algicola, one region contains:
- a CDS encoding DUF932 domain-containing protein, with protein MITSVLELEPVAPPQQKRCNLLLHCGSSAVTRGELSVSHTPLPTATHKPVSHIKVLQTVEKALLQRSIVITNQAHGMTHDGCRYFGLLEVRAHNADSPHRWVVGVRNSHDKTFAAGIVAGSQVLVCDNLCFSGEILLARKHTGHIHDDLPIMAGRAVDGLRGFWNTHEHRIEAYQRKRLTDTRAHDLVVRAVDSGVCANSYLPKVLKEWREPAHPDFAPRNVWSLQNAFTEVFKGRVDLLPERTMKLHQLLDLHVGLN; from the coding sequence ATGATAACATCAGTATTAGAACTAGAACCGGTCGCACCACCTCAACAAAAACGGTGCAACCTCCTGCTGCATTGCGGGAGCAGTGCAGTGACTCGCGGTGAACTCTCTGTCAGTCATACTCCATTGCCTACGGCAACGCACAAGCCAGTCTCTCACATCAAAGTGTTACAGACTGTCGAGAAGGCACTTCTTCAGCGCAGTATCGTCATTACAAACCAAGCTCATGGTATGACCCATGACGGTTGTCGATATTTCGGCCTGTTGGAAGTCCGGGCGCATAATGCAGACAGTCCACATCGTTGGGTGGTCGGCGTCCGTAACAGTCATGACAAGACCTTCGCAGCTGGTATTGTTGCCGGCAGCCAAGTGCTGGTCTGTGACAACCTCTGCTTCAGTGGAGAGATCCTGCTGGCACGTAAGCACACCGGGCACATTCACGACGACTTGCCAATCATGGCCGGGCGTGCCGTGGATGGGCTACGTGGGTTTTGGAACACGCATGAGCACCGTATCGAAGCCTATCAGCGAAAACGCCTGACCGACACCCGTGCGCATGACCTTGTGGTTCGTGCCGTGGATAGTGGAGTGTGCGCCAATAGCTACCTGCCTAAGGTGTTAAAGGAGTGGAGAGAGCCCGCGCATCCTGACTTCGCCCCACGCAACGTGTGGAGTCTTCAGAATGCCTTTACGGAGGTATTTAAAGGTCGAGTGGATCTACTCCCGGAGCGGACGATGAAGCTCCATCAATTATTGGATCTGCATGTCGGACTCAACTAG